The following proteins are co-located in the Billgrantia tianxiuensis genome:
- a CDS encoding AraC family transcriptional regulator encodes MMDHSAHDLETGPTAHSRQSELTRRVLRLTHEDGIFRSTIAPLSLIRISNTTERMPCVAEPSLFVAIQGRKRMELSGQPFIYDPLHYLVVSLALPVTGQVIEASPQTPYLCARLDIDLAMLSELLLEYDPGEPTNDSDGRRGLFIARMSDSLIDAVLRLVRLLDTPHDIPALAPLILREIHYRVLCGELGYRLRDLAGINGQSKSIVEVIQLLKSRYAEPLRIEDLAAAVHMSPSTLHHRFKDLTSMSPLQFQKQLRLHEARRLMLNEGVNASTASYRVGYNSPSQFSREYRRLFGTPPYQEIAQQREATTGNLLAGQV; translated from the coding sequence ATGATGGACCATTCCGCTCACGACCTGGAGACCGGCCCGACCGCACATTCGCGTCAGTCTGAATTGACCCGCAGAGTGCTACGCCTGACGCACGAGGATGGCATCTTCCGCTCTACCATCGCTCCGCTCTCGTTGATCCGCATCAGCAATACGACCGAACGCATGCCGTGCGTCGCCGAGCCCAGCCTGTTCGTGGCGATACAGGGCCGCAAGCGCATGGAGCTGTCCGGTCAGCCGTTCATCTACGACCCGCTCCATTACCTGGTCGTTTCCCTCGCCTTACCGGTTACCGGCCAGGTGATCGAAGCCAGCCCTCAGACGCCCTATCTGTGCGCGCGGCTCGACATCGACCTCGCCATGCTCAGTGAACTGCTCCTCGAGTACGATCCGGGAGAGCCGACAAACGACAGCGATGGGCGGCGCGGCCTGTTCATCGCGCGCATGTCCGATTCGCTGATCGATGCGGTGCTCCGCCTGGTGCGTCTGCTGGATACGCCGCACGACATTCCGGCGCTGGCGCCGTTGATACTGCGCGAGATTCATTATCGGGTGCTGTGTGGCGAATTGGGATACCGCTTGCGCGATCTTGCCGGCATCAATGGGCAGAGCAAATCCATCGTCGAAGTGATACAGCTGCTCAAGTCGCGTTACGCCGAGCCGCTGCGCATCGAGGATCTGGCTGCGGCGGTGCATATGAGCCCATCCACGCTCCATCACCGCTTCAAGGACCTGACGTCGATGTCGCCGCTACAGTTCCAGAAGCAGTTGCGCCTGCACGAGGCACGCCGGCTAATGCTGAACGAGGGGGTGAACGCCTCGACGGCCAGCTATCGGGTCGGCTACAACAGTCCATCTCAATTCAGCCGTGAGTATCGCCGCCTGTTCGGAACGCCGCCCTATCAGGAAATCGCGCAGCAGCGAGAAGCGACCACGGGAAATCTGCTGGCCGGCCAGGTATAG
- the gloA gene encoding lactoylglutathione lyase, which yields MSFKGEQHPGVQAPTADSQGFRLNHTMLRIKDPEKSLAFYTRVFGMQVMRRLDFEEMGFSLYFLAKLDENEQIPEEKGERTVWTFRQKGLLELTHNWGTESQDDFAYHDGNAQPQGFGHICFSVPDLEAAEAWFDANEVEFVKRSDQGKMKDVVFVKDVDGYWIEVVQADRLTALGD from the coding sequence ATGAGCTTCAAGGGAGAGCAGCATCCCGGTGTGCAGGCGCCCACGGCGGATTCGCAGGGCTTTCGCCTCAACCACACGATGCTGCGGATCAAGGATCCAGAGAAGTCGCTGGCCTTCTACACGCGGGTGTTCGGCATGCAGGTCATGCGCCGCCTCGATTTCGAAGAGATGGGGTTCTCGCTCTATTTCCTGGCCAAGCTGGACGAAAACGAGCAGATACCCGAAGAAAAAGGCGAACGCACGGTGTGGACCTTCCGCCAGAAAGGCCTGCTCGAGCTGACCCACAACTGGGGTACCGAGAGCCAGGACGACTTCGCCTATCACGACGGCAACGCCCAGCCCCAGGGCTTTGGCCATATCTGCTTCTCGGTACCGGATCTCGAGGCCGCCGAGGCGTGGTTCGATGCCAACGAGGTGGAATTCGTGAAGCGCTCGGACCAAGGCAAGATGAAGGACGTCGTGTTCGTCAAGGACGTGGACGGCTACTGGATCGAGGTGGTCCAGGCCGACCGCCTGACTGCCCTGGGGGATTGA
- a CDS encoding (2Fe-2S)-binding protein, with protein MATLTINGESHQLDVPDDMPLLWVLRDVANLTGTKYGCGMSLCGACTVHLDGEAIRSCTTPISAAAGKEVTTIEAIDRDRIGKAVQEAWRQHDVVQCGYCQSGQIMAAVALLRDNADPSDDDIDSAMNGNICRCATYVRIRAAIHDAAEQLA; from the coding sequence ATGGCGACACTGACCATCAATGGTGAATCCCATCAGCTCGACGTTCCCGACGACATGCCACTGCTCTGGGTCCTTCGGGATGTCGCAAACCTGACCGGCACCAAATACGGGTGCGGCATGTCCCTTTGCGGGGCCTGCACCGTGCACCTCGATGGAGAAGCGATTCGCTCCTGTACCACGCCCATTTCCGCTGCCGCTGGCAAAGAGGTGACGACCATCGAAGCAATCGACAGGGATCGCATCGGCAAGGCCGTGCAGGAGGCATGGCGCCAGCATGACGTGGTGCAGTGCGGGTATTGCCAATCCGGCCAGATCATGGCGGCCGTGGCACTGTTACGCGACAACGCCGACCCCAGCGACGACGACATCGATTCCGCCATGAACGGCAACATCTGCCGCTGCGCCACTTACGTCCGTATTCGTGCCGCGATCCATGACGCCGCCGAGCAACTGGCCTAA
- a CDS encoding DoxX family protein — protein sequence MQTTATPLAAAPAQAQIQSQNQAHATALLRVSLGIMALAHGLLKVFVFTVPGTVGFFESLGLPAFIAYLTILAEVGGGLALVLGIYTRWVSLALVPILLGAAWAHAGNGWVFSNPGGGWEYPVFWAIALLVQAGLGSGSFVVSRRFA from the coding sequence ATGCAAACCACCGCTACCCCGCTTGCCGCTGCACCTGCTCAAGCTCAGATCCAGTCTCAAAACCAGGCCCATGCCACCGCCCTGCTGCGTGTGTCGCTCGGCATCATGGCCCTGGCCCACGGCCTGCTCAAGGTGTTCGTCTTCACCGTGCCCGGCACCGTAGGCTTCTTCGAGTCGCTCGGCCTGCCCGCCTTCATCGCCTACCTGACCATTCTGGCCGAAGTCGGCGGCGGCCTGGCGCTGGTGCTCGGCATCTACACTCGCTGGGTGAGCCTGGCCCTGGTGCCCATCCTGCTCGGCGCCGCCTGGGCTCATGCCGGCAACGGCTGGGTCTTCTCCAACCCGGGCGGCGGCTGGGAGTACCCGGTGTTCTGGGCCATCGCCCTGCTGGTCCAGGCCGGCCTCGGCAGCGGCAGCTTCGTCGTCAGCCGCCGCTTCGCCTGA
- a CDS encoding metal ABC transporter ATP-binding protein, whose amino-acid sequence MTDSVPALEARRLWAAYHQQPVLEDISLSLPQGQWTAIVGPNGAGKSSLLNLMIGSLAPLRGELKILGQSAASQRRAGSIAYMAQQERMEWDFPISVRDTVLTGRYGLMRHDSLWQRLLPRQWANPSHRQAVEAALEAVDMADHAARPIGELSGGQKKRVMLARALAQQARILLLDEPLAGVDPPSETLILNTLERERSIGRTIIMVTHDMPSARLYADNVLLINRTLVGMGTPDEMLSDAMLARLAVGAREALPGGERVAA is encoded by the coding sequence ATGACTGATTCGGTCCCCGCACTCGAAGCACGACGGCTGTGGGCGGCCTACCACCAGCAGCCCGTGCTCGAAGACATTTCCCTCTCGCTGCCCCAAGGGCAGTGGACGGCTATCGTCGGTCCCAACGGCGCGGGCAAGTCGAGCCTGCTCAACCTGATGATCGGCAGCCTCGCGCCGCTGCGCGGCGAGCTGAAGATACTGGGTCAGAGTGCGGCCTCGCAGCGCAGGGCCGGCAGCATCGCCTACATGGCCCAACAGGAGCGCATGGAGTGGGACTTTCCCATTTCGGTGCGCGACACGGTGCTGACCGGTCGCTACGGCCTGATGCGCCATGATTCCTTATGGCAGCGGCTGCTACCGAGGCAGTGGGCCAACCCCAGCCACCGCCAGGCCGTGGAGGCCGCGCTGGAAGCCGTCGATATGGCCGACCATGCCGCACGTCCCATCGGCGAGCTTTCCGGCGGACAGAAGAAGCGGGTGATGCTGGCACGCGCCCTGGCACAGCAGGCCAGGATTCTGCTGCTCGACGAGCCGCTGGCGGGGGTGGACCCTCCCAGCGAAACGCTGATACTGAACACGCTCGAGCGCGAGCGAAGCATCGGGCGTACGATCATCATGGTGACTCATGACATGCCCAGCGCCCGCTTGTATGCCGACAACGTCCTGCTGATCAATCGCACCCTGGTCGGCATGGGCACGCCGGACGAGATGCTCAGCGATGCCATGCTGGCGCGCCTGGCGGTGGGTGCCCGCGAAGCGTTGCCCGGAGGTGAGCGTGTTGCCGCTTGA
- a CDS encoding metal ABC transporter solute-binding protein, Zn/Mn family, whose translation MPLPKGVKLLSVLALSLPFMTTHAGEAPLRVAATFSVLGDLVREVAGDAAEVAVLTPVGAEVHEWELVPSNFIALEKAEVVFYNGYGLEQWIGQVEATVGDGVPLVALAEESGYATLPIATGELAGETDPHMWMDPRAVAEYARVIAEALAEARPAAAEAFHARADALGESLHALHEELTDALAALPEERRLLITSEAAFVYFADAFGFEHDGIWGTNAEEEGSPRQIMRIVDKIEERKPAAIFWESTISDRHVRSVANETEVQIAGPLYVDSLSEPDGEAPNYPAMLRHNVALLIEALGGGHD comes from the coding sequence ATGCCCCTTCCCAAGGGAGTGAAGCTGCTCAGCGTCCTTGCGCTATCCCTGCCGTTCATGACGACCCATGCCGGAGAGGCCCCGCTCAGAGTGGCGGCCACCTTTTCCGTGCTGGGCGACTTGGTGCGCGAGGTAGCGGGCGATGCTGCCGAGGTGGCGGTATTGACCCCGGTCGGCGCAGAAGTGCACGAGTGGGAACTGGTGCCGAGCAACTTCATCGCCCTCGAGAAGGCCGAAGTCGTGTTCTACAACGGCTATGGCCTCGAGCAGTGGATCGGCCAGGTCGAGGCCACCGTGGGCGACGGCGTGCCGCTGGTCGCCCTGGCAGAGGAGAGCGGCTATGCCACCCTGCCGATCGCCACTGGAGAACTCGCCGGCGAAACCGATCCGCACATGTGGATGGATCCGCGCGCCGTCGCCGAATACGCCCGGGTGATCGCCGAGGCCCTGGCCGAGGCCAGGCCCGCCGCTGCCGAGGCCTTCCACGCGCGTGCCGACGCGCTGGGCGAGTCGCTGCATGCCCTGCACGAGGAGCTGACCGACGCCCTCGCCGCGCTACCCGAGGAGCGGCGCCTGCTCATTACCAGCGAGGCGGCCTTCGTCTACTTTGCCGATGCCTTCGGCTTCGAGCACGACGGCATCTGGGGCACCAATGCCGAGGAAGAAGGCTCGCCGCGACAGATCATGCGTATCGTCGACAAGATAGAAGAGCGGAAACCGGCTGCCATCTTCTGGGAGAGCACCATTTCCGACCGCCACGTGCGCAGCGTGGCCAACGAAACCGAGGTGCAGATCGCCGGCCCCCTCTACGTCGACTCGCTCAGCGAGCCGGACGGCGAGGCGCCGAACTACCCTGCCATGCTGCGCCACAATGTGGCGCTGCTGATCGAAGCCCTGGGAGGCGGACATGACTGA
- a CDS encoding DODA-type extradiol aromatic ring-opening family dioxygenase has protein sequence MLPSLFISHGSPMLALTPGPAHDFLRELGAGMSPKAIVVVSAHWASECLLVSVSQRPETIHDFGGFPRELYECQYPVPGDPELALRLARTLNAVPVERGLDHGAWVPLSLMFPAAEVPVVSLSLPVSWSNQALVDIGTTLAVLRSEGVLIVGSGSLTHNLSEMQVQGAPTPAWVGEFADWVHERLTNGERDALLAWEAAPQARRNHPTPEHFQPLLVALGAGGEASRLHHSVEHGVLAMDVYAFA, from the coding sequence ATGTTGCCCAGCCTGTTCATTTCCCACGGCTCGCCCATGCTGGCCCTCACCCCGGGGCCGGCCCATGATTTCCTGCGTGAACTCGGCGCCGGGATGTCACCCAAGGCCATCGTGGTGGTCTCGGCCCACTGGGCCAGCGAGTGCCTGCTGGTAAGCGTCAGCCAGCGACCCGAGACCATCCACGACTTCGGCGGCTTTCCCCGCGAACTCTACGAGTGCCAGTACCCGGTGCCGGGCGACCCCGAGCTGGCGCTGCGCCTGGCACGCACGCTCAACGCCGTGCCGGTGGAACGGGGCCTGGACCACGGCGCCTGGGTGCCGCTGTCGCTGATGTTTCCCGCCGCCGAGGTGCCGGTGGTATCGCTGTCGCTGCCGGTGAGCTGGTCGAATCAGGCGCTGGTCGATATCGGCACAACACTGGCAGTGTTGCGCTCAGAGGGCGTGCTGATAGTCGGCTCGGGCAGCCTGACCCACAACCTCAGCGAGATGCAGGTGCAGGGCGCACCGACGCCGGCCTGGGTCGGCGAGTTCGCCGACTGGGTGCACGAGAGATTGACGAACGGCGAGCGCGACGCGCTGCTGGCGTGGGAAGCCGCGCCCCAGGCGCGGCGCAACCACCCCACGCCGGAGCACTTCCAGCCGCTGCTGGTAGCGCTGGGCGCGGGCGGCGAAGCCAGCCGGCTGCACCACAGCGTGGAGCACGGGGTGCTGGCGATGGATGTCTACGCCTTCGCCTGA
- a CDS encoding C40 family peptidase, with protein sequence MPTSSPPTPLTSRLFSHHAGRLFRHLACLLALALLAGCASRDLATHDPRSDALSIERALILATAKNALGTPYRLGGNSPEGLDCSGLVEMAYRSAGIQVPRTADEQYRALPAVDRAQPGDLLFFGDRRKATHVGIYRGNGQMIHAPGSGRKVTSVPLHIDYWQDRFLGAAGPAP encoded by the coding sequence ATGCCGACCTCATCCCCGCCAACCCCGCTTACGTCGAGGCTGTTCAGTCACCACGCTGGACGCCTTTTCCGCCATCTGGCCTGCCTGCTGGCGTTGGCCCTGCTGGCCGGCTGTGCCAGCCGCGACCTGGCCACCCATGACCCGCGCAGCGACGCTCTTTCCATCGAACGCGCCCTGATACTCGCCACCGCCAAGAATGCCTTGGGCACGCCTTACCGTCTGGGCGGCAATTCGCCGGAGGGACTCGACTGCTCCGGACTGGTGGAAATGGCCTATCGTTCGGCCGGCATCCAGGTTCCGCGCACCGCCGACGAGCAGTACCGGGCGCTGCCGGCCGTCGATCGCGCACAGCCCGGCGACCTGTTGTTCTTTGGCGACCGGCGCAAGGCCACCCATGTCGGCATCTATCGCGGTAACGGCCAAATGATTCACGCTCCGGGCAGCGGGCGTAAGGTCACCAGCGTGCCGCTGCATATCGATTACTGGCAGGATCGATTTTTGGGTGCCGCCGGCCCGGCCCCCTGA
- a CDS encoding metal ABC transporter permease — MIDALTALLMMVVNLLPENLAAPFEYRFMQRALLTSVLVGAICGLLSCYVVLKRWSLLGDAISHAVLPGVAIAYLLGWPFFIGAFVTGALTSLGIGAIERHTRIKSDAAMGLMFTAAFALGIVIISKIATSTHLMHILFGNVLGVQTSALILTLVASLVALLVVWLAYRPLLLYTFDPQQAQALGFNTSVIHYGLILLLTLTIVASLETVGIILVVAMLITPGATAHLLTDRFTTMLAISVGVGVISAVVGLVLSVRLDVASGGAIVLVASGLFLVALLAAPKHGLVARHWRRWRLNQTSQT, encoded by the coding sequence ATGATCGACGCCCTGACCGCTCTGTTGATGATGGTAGTGAACCTGCTGCCCGAGAACCTGGCCGCGCCCTTCGAATACCGCTTCATGCAGCGCGCCCTGCTTACCTCGGTGCTGGTGGGAGCGATTTGCGGCCTGCTCTCCTGCTACGTGGTGCTCAAGCGCTGGTCGCTGCTGGGCGACGCCATCTCCCATGCCGTGCTGCCCGGCGTGGCCATCGCCTACCTGCTGGGCTGGCCGTTCTTCATCGGCGCCTTCGTCACCGGGGCGTTGACCTCGCTGGGCATCGGCGCCATCGAGCGCCACACCCGCATCAAGTCGGATGCGGCGATGGGACTGATGTTCACCGCCGCCTTTGCGTTGGGCATCGTGATCATCAGCAAGATCGCCACCAGCACACACCTGATGCACATCCTCTTCGGCAACGTGCTGGGCGTGCAGACCTCGGCACTGATCCTCACGCTGGTGGCCAGCCTGGTAGCGCTGCTGGTCGTCTGGCTGGCCTATCGCCCGCTGCTGCTCTATACCTTCGATCCGCAGCAGGCCCAGGCGCTGGGCTTCAACACCAGCGTCATCCACTACGGCCTGATCCTGCTGCTGACGCTGACCATCGTCGCCAGCCTGGAAACCGTCGGTATCATTCTGGTGGTGGCGATGCTGATCACCCCCGGCGCCACGGCCCACCTGCTCACCGATCGTTTCACCACCATGCTGGCGATTTCGGTCGGCGTCGGCGTGATCTCAGCCGTGGTGGGACTGGTGCTCTCGGTCAGGCTGGACGTCGCCTCGGGCGGCGCCATCGTACTGGTCGCCTCGGGGCTCTTCCTCGTCGCCCTGCTCGCCGCGCCCAAGCATGGCCTGGTGGCCCGTCACTGGCGGCGCTGGAGGCTCAACCAGACCAGCCAGACGTAG
- a CDS encoding xanthine dehydrogenase family protein molybdopterin-binding subunit — protein MGILKHVSAPKPEAVGVVNISRRRFLQGSTGLVLGLYLAPLTLNGSRAEAEEGAEADFEPNAFVRITADGTVIVLAKHLEMGQGTYTGLATLVAEELDADWSRVRVEGAPADAERYKNLAFGLQGTGGSTAIANSYEQMRTAGATARAMLVAAAAERWGVAAESISVSQGVVRHRESGREAGFGELAEAAAELPVPQEVTLKDPEDFTLIGTLNTPRTDSAGKTDGSAMFTQDMKLPGMLIAVAAHPRRFGARVASFDDTKAREVPGVVEVVPFAGGPHRFEGVAVLAENTWAASQGRNALEIEWDDSQAFSLGSEEIMARYRELAEEEGAIAARHGDVVSALSEPATLIEADYEFPYLAHAAMEPMNCLVELGDERCDIWNGEQWQTMDQQLVAELLGIAPENVSLTQLYAGGSFGRRANPYSDFVLEAVSIAMAAREQGIEAPVKLVWMREDDTRGGYYRPMNFHRGRLALDADGQLIAWHQRLVGQSILQGTALESFLVQDGIDATSVEGAANLAYDVPNLQVELHTPEDIGVPVQWWRAVGHTHTAFSTECLIDEAAVAAEQDPVAFRRALLSQHPRHRGVLDLVAEKAGWEQPLAPGSDGQRRGRGVAVHESFNSFVAQVAEVTVEEDGSYRVDRVVCAVDCGVAVNPDVIKAQMEGGIGFGLAAALHGEITLEEGSCSNPISMTTRYCVSTRCRRWRCTSYRRPKPLPGSASRACRQLPRLWPTPSSMQAASACAGCRSPSGSRSRRKA, from the coding sequence ATGGGAATTCTCAAGCATGTATCAGCGCCCAAGCCGGAAGCCGTGGGTGTCGTCAACATCAGCAGGCGCCGTTTTCTGCAGGGCTCCACCGGCCTGGTGCTGGGTCTTTACCTGGCGCCATTAACCTTGAATGGCAGCCGGGCTGAAGCGGAAGAAGGCGCGGAGGCCGACTTCGAGCCCAATGCCTTCGTGCGGATTACCGCCGACGGCACCGTCATAGTCCTGGCCAAGCATCTGGAGATGGGGCAGGGCACCTATACCGGACTCGCCACCCTGGTGGCCGAGGAGCTGGATGCGGACTGGAGCCGGGTGAGAGTGGAAGGCGCCCCTGCGGATGCCGAGCGCTACAAGAACCTGGCCTTTGGTCTGCAAGGCACCGGGGGAAGCACGGCCATCGCCAACTCCTACGAACAGATGCGTACGGCCGGCGCCACGGCCCGTGCCATGCTGGTGGCGGCTGCCGCCGAGCGCTGGGGTGTCGCCGCCGAGAGCATCAGCGTCAGCCAGGGAGTGGTGCGGCACCGGGAATCAGGGCGCGAGGCAGGGTTCGGCGAGCTTGCCGAAGCCGCCGCCGAGCTGCCGGTACCGCAGGAGGTGACGCTCAAGGATCCCGAGGACTTCACCCTGATCGGGACGCTGAACACACCACGCACGGACAGCGCCGGCAAGACCGACGGCAGCGCCATGTTTACTCAGGACATGAAGTTGCCGGGCATGCTGATCGCGGTAGCCGCACACCCGCGCCGCTTCGGTGCCCGTGTCGCGAGCTTCGACGACACCAAGGCCAGGGAGGTGCCCGGCGTTGTCGAGGTCGTGCCATTTGCCGGCGGTCCCCACCGCTTCGAGGGCGTGGCAGTGCTGGCGGAGAACACCTGGGCGGCGAGCCAAGGGCGCAATGCGCTGGAGATCGAATGGGACGACAGCCAGGCCTTCTCGTTGGGCAGCGAGGAGATCATGGCGCGCTACCGTGAACTGGCCGAGGAGGAAGGGGCGATAGCGGCGCGACATGGCGACGTGGTCTCGGCGCTGTCCGAGCCGGCGACCCTGATCGAGGCCGATTATGAGTTTCCCTACCTCGCCCATGCGGCCATGGAGCCGATGAACTGCCTGGTCGAGCTGGGCGACGAGCGTTGCGATATCTGGAACGGTGAGCAGTGGCAAACGATGGACCAGCAGTTGGTGGCGGAGCTGCTGGGCATTGCCCCGGAGAATGTCAGCCTGACGCAGCTGTATGCCGGGGGCAGCTTCGGTCGGCGTGCCAACCCCTATTCGGATTTCGTGCTGGAGGCGGTCTCGATCGCCATGGCTGCGCGTGAGCAGGGGATCGAGGCCCCCGTCAAGCTGGTCTGGATGCGCGAGGACGATACCCGTGGTGGCTACTATCGGCCGATGAATTTCCATCGTGGGCGCCTGGCGCTCGATGCCGACGGTCAGCTGATCGCCTGGCATCAACGCCTGGTTGGCCAGTCGATCCTGCAGGGAACGGCGCTGGAATCCTTCCTGGTGCAGGATGGTATCGACGCGACCTCGGTCGAAGGCGCCGCGAACCTGGCCTACGACGTGCCCAATCTGCAGGTCGAGCTGCATACGCCGGAGGATATCGGGGTGCCGGTGCAATGGTGGCGGGCCGTGGGGCACACGCATACCGCGTTTTCGACGGAGTGCCTGATCGATGAGGCGGCGGTCGCTGCCGAACAGGATCCGGTGGCGTTTCGTCGCGCGTTGCTGAGCCAGCATCCCCGCCACCGCGGCGTACTGGATCTGGTGGCGGAGAAGGCCGGCTGGGAGCAGCCGCTCGCGCCCGGTAGCGATGGGCAGCGGCGCGGCCGGGGAGTCGCCGTACACGAGTCCTTCAATTCCTTCGTGGCGCAGGTGGCCGAGGTCACGGTGGAGGAAGATGGCAGCTATCGCGTCGACCGGGTCGTATGTGCCGTGGATTGCGGGGTTGCCGTCAACCCGGACGTGATCAAGGCGCAGATGGAAGGCGGGATCGGCTTCGGCCTGGCGGCCGCGCTGCACGGCGAGATCACCCTGGAGGAGGGGTCGTGCAGCAATCCAATTTCCATGACTACGAGGTATTGCGTATCAACGAGATGCCGGCGGTGGAGGTGCACATCGTACCGTCGACCGAAGCCCCTACCGGGGTCGGCGAGCCGGGCGTGCCGCCAATTGCCCCGGCTGTGGCCAACGCCCTCTTCGATGCAAGCGGCGAGCGCTTGCGCAGGATGCCGTTCGCCCAGCGGCTCCCGGTCTAGGCGCAAGGCGTAA
- the thiE gene encoding thiamine phosphate synthase, translated as MPLDLSLYLVTDPELCARHGLVETVVAAVRGGVTVVQLRDKRASDGEMIDQARRLKAALAGSGVPLIINDRLAVAMESGADGLHMGQDDGDVAAARSALGEEAILGLSVQNHTQLAHIDPVALDYLGFGPVFATSTKRDHATPLGFDGLAALVAASPLPAVAIGGLKAEHARQVWGAGAKGPAVVSAICGQPDPEAAARAFFDD; from the coding sequence ATGCCACTCGACCTTTCCCTCTATCTGGTAACCGACCCCGAGCTCTGCGCCCGTCATGGCCTGGTGGAGACCGTGGTCGCCGCGGTGCGTGGTGGGGTCACCGTCGTGCAGCTGCGCGACAAGCGGGCCAGCGATGGCGAAATGATCGATCAGGCGCGCCGTCTCAAGGCCGCATTGGCCGGCAGCGGCGTGCCGCTGATCATCAACGATCGCCTGGCGGTAGCGATGGAGAGCGGCGCCGACGGCCTGCACATGGGTCAGGACGACGGCGACGTGGCGGCGGCCCGCAGCGCCTTGGGCGAAGAGGCGATTCTCGGCCTCTCGGTGCAGAACCATACGCAGCTTGCCCACATCGACCCGGTTGCGCTCGACTACCTCGGTTTCGGCCCGGTCTTCGCCACCTCGACCAAACGTGACCACGCCACACCGCTGGGCTTCGATGGCCTGGCCGCGCTGGTGGCGGCAAGCCCACTACCGGCGGTGGCCATTGGCGGACTCAAGGCAGAGCATGCCAGGCAGGTATGGGGGGCAGGCGCAAAGGGGCCGGCGGTGGTGTCGGCGATCTGCGGCCAGCCCGACCCCGAGGCTGCCGCCCGGGCGTTCTTCGACGATTGA
- the mntR gene encoding manganese-binding transcriptional regulator MntR, whose translation MTDSPNDVTPDRLCKADALPPSDQHAQQYVAVRNAHETELLEDYVELIADLLEHQGEARATDIAARMGVSQATVSKTVTRLKALGLVSSKPYRSLFLTEKGEAMAVMSHQRHAIVLQFLRALGVSDRTARIDAEGMEHHVSQETLDIMQRFTREQERRGS comes from the coding sequence ATGACCGACTCCCCGAACGATGTGACGCCGGATCGCCTTTGCAAGGCGGATGCCCTGCCGCCCAGCGACCAGCATGCGCAGCAGTACGTTGCCGTGCGCAACGCCCATGAAACCGAGCTTCTCGAAGATTACGTAGAGCTGATCGCCGATCTGCTGGAGCATCAGGGTGAGGCGCGCGCGACGGATATCGCTGCCCGTATGGGAGTCAGCCAGGCCACGGTGTCGAAGACGGTGACCCGGCTCAAGGCGCTGGGGCTGGTCTCCAGCAAGCCCTACCGCTCGCTGTTCCTGACCGAAAAAGGGGAGGCGATGGCGGTGATGTCGCACCAGCGACATGCCATCGTGCTGCAGTTCCTGCGTGCCCTCGGGGTCAGCGATCGCACCGCGCGTATCGATGCCGAAGGCATGGAGCACCACGTCAGCCAGGAGACCCTGGACATCATGCAGCGCTTCACTCGCGAGCAGGAGCGCCGCGGCTCCTGA